A genomic segment from Nitrosopumilus sp. K4 encodes:
- a CDS encoding thr operon leader peptide, giving the protein MNKHSAITAIAIIAIIIPFAYSLMNVHAADQLRYKWDEPGKFSFFELSNSNVIELCNTAQYAADFKRLSIDILYRDENLGTYTIDNIRLDGSGSKIEKGKFVADNFIESQHMFMTMDFQFDGGDMRVDPAKLFVIVSIDTPIIGIIPHTTTTQYSGFEFDQLMNQDFEC; this is encoded by the coding sequence ATGAACAAACATTCAGCAATAACAGCAATTGCAATCATCGCAATAATCATACCTTTTGCTTATTCATTAATGAATGTCCATGCAGCAGATCAGTTAAGGTACAAGTGGGATGAACCAGGAAAATTTAGTTTCTTTGAATTATCAAATAGCAACGTGATAGAACTATGCAATACAGCTCAATATGCTGCAGATTTTAAAAGATTGAGCATAGACATACTTTACAGAGATGAGAATCTAGGAACATATACAATAGACAATATCAGATTAGATGGTTCTGGTTCTAAAATTGAAAAAGGAAAATTTGTTGCAGATAATTTTATAGAATCACAGCATATGTTTATGACAATGGATTTTCAATTTGACGGTGGAGATATGAGAGTAGATCCTGCAAAACTATTCGTTATTGTAAGCATCGATACACCAATTATAGGAATAATACCACACACTACAACAACACAGTATTCAGGATTTGAGTTTGATCAATTGATGAATCAAGACTTTGAATGTTAA